A single region of the Psychrobacter alimentarius genome encodes:
- a CDS encoding HIT family protein has product MSQNNKQVTYDDNNIFAKMLSGDIPYHKVYEDDKTLAFMDIMPQAEGHVLVIPKQKAVDLADLEPEYAAAVLMTCKKVMQAQRQVFEREGIIQMQLNGTQAGQTVFHYHVHLIPSSIHELGRHAVTQVENDQLADMAEKLATAIES; this is encoded by the coding sequence ATGAGCCAAAATAATAAGCAAGTGACTTACGATGACAATAATATTTTTGCCAAAATGCTTAGTGGTGATATTCCCTATCATAAAGTCTATGAAGACGACAAAACCCTCGCCTTTATGGATATCATGCCACAAGCGGAAGGTCATGTACTGGTCATACCCAAGCAAAAGGCTGTTGATTTGGCAGATCTTGAGCCAGAATATGCCGCCGCCGTCTTGATGACTTGCAAAAAAGTGATGCAAGCACAGCGCCAAGTATTTGAGCGTGAAGGTATCATTCAGATGCAGCTAAATGGCACGCAAGCAGGGCAGACCGTTTTTCATTATCATGTGCATCTCATACCATCCAGTATTCATGAATTGGGTCGTCATGCTGTGACACAAGTAGAGAATGATCAACTGGCTGATATGGCTGAAAAGCTTGCTACGGCTATCGAAAGTTAA
- a CDS encoding BCCT family transporter, with product MNKLPRSTILLPVFVPAAAIMLLLVIGTAINPEAAGDLFSTVLAFTTDTFGWFYMLAVAIFLLFIIALAFSPYGSIKLGPDHAEAEYKFLEWFAMLFSAGYGIALLFYGVAEPVLHFASPPISTPQTIEAAKEAMQIAYFHWGFHIWAIYGVVGLSLAYFSFRHGLPLSVRSTLYPLIGDKIYGPIGHTVDVFAILGTMFGIATSLGLSVAQINAGLNYLLPNLVPVSTTVQVIIIAGVTAAALVSVLAGMDKGVKRLSILNMLLATALMIFVFIVGPSIFILNAFMENTGSYLGNIVERTFSLQAYQSSDWIGSWTLFIFAWTIAWAPFVGLFIAKISRGRTIREFVLGVMLVPTFFTFFWFAVFGDTALHMIMVDGYTSLIDEVQNNQAIALFKLLENLPFTQIVSSLTVLLIITFFVTSSDSGSLVIDSLAAGGRSDTPWWQRSFWVLTEGAVAAVLLIAGGLSALQTAAIVSALPFAIIILISTFGMWRALRIEGHRNQSLANDNHLPPHLLKLDAWRDRIDYMTNQPTREKVLNYIKGTVLTSMNEVAEKFAETGWLPDVNYDEINNRAVLELRRGDNVEFWYEVRLSEYDVPNYYIDDKADGVPQEHHYRAEVYLRRGGQTYDLYGYQSESIINDIIDQFEKYLHFLNMAPDSLPWRMQEHDEDITLEQGSVFDK from the coding sequence ATGAATAAATTACCTCGCTCCACCATTTTGCTGCCAGTATTCGTACCCGCAGCTGCCATTATGCTATTGTTAGTGATTGGCACCGCTATTAATCCAGAAGCTGCTGGCGATTTATTTAGTACAGTTCTAGCATTTACCACCGATACTTTTGGTTGGTTTTATATGTTGGCAGTTGCTATCTTTTTACTGTTTATTATTGCCTTAGCGTTTTCGCCTTATGGCAGTATCAAACTTGGTCCTGACCATGCTGAAGCCGAATATAAGTTTCTTGAATGGTTTGCTATGCTGTTTTCTGCAGGGTATGGTATTGCCTTACTGTTTTATGGAGTAGCAGAGCCTGTATTACATTTTGCCAGTCCGCCGATATCTACACCGCAAACGATTGAAGCTGCAAAAGAAGCGATGCAAATTGCCTATTTTCATTGGGGTTTTCATATTTGGGCGATTTATGGCGTAGTAGGTTTGTCGTTGGCATATTTCTCTTTTCGTCACGGATTACCATTGTCCGTACGTTCAACCCTATATCCGCTCATTGGTGATAAAATTTATGGCCCTATCGGTCACACGGTAGATGTGTTTGCAATTTTGGGTACAATGTTCGGTATCGCCACCAGTTTAGGGCTCTCAGTAGCACAAATTAACGCTGGTCTAAATTATTTGCTACCAAATCTGGTGCCAGTGAGTACGACGGTGCAGGTCATCATTATTGCAGGTGTGACAGCAGCTGCTTTAGTATCTGTGTTAGCAGGTATGGATAAGGGCGTAAAGCGGTTGTCCATCTTAAACATGCTTTTAGCAACGGCATTGATGATATTCGTATTTATCGTTGGTCCATCGATATTTATTCTAAATGCTTTCATGGAAAATACGGGAAGCTATTTGGGTAATATTGTTGAGCGTACCTTTAGCTTGCAAGCTTATCAATCAAGCGATTGGATCGGTAGTTGGACATTGTTTATCTTTGCATGGACAATTGCATGGGCACCCTTCGTCGGTCTATTTATTGCCAAAATTAGCCGTGGCCGTACTATTCGTGAGTTTGTGCTTGGTGTAATGCTGGTACCAACGTTCTTTACATTTTTCTGGTTTGCCGTCTTTGGTGATACTGCTCTACATATGATCATGGTCGATGGCTATACGTCATTGATTGATGAAGTACAAAATAACCAAGCAATCGCTTTGTTCAAATTATTAGAGAATCTACCATTTACGCAGATCGTTTCTTCGTTGACGGTTCTTTTGATTATTACCTTCTTTGTAACGTCGTCGGATTCAGGATCATTAGTCATTGATTCGCTGGCGGCAGGTGGACGTAGTGACACACCATGGTGGCAACGTTCGTTTTGGGTTCTAACTGAAGGTGCAGTTGCTGCGGTTTTATTGATAGCGGGCGGTTTAAGCGCCTTACAAACAGCAGCGATTGTTAGCGCGCTACCGTTTGCCATTATTATACTGATCTCAACATTTGGTATGTGGCGAGCGTTACGGATTGAAGGACATCGCAATCAAAGTTTGGCCAATGACAATCATTTGCCGCCTCATTTGCTTAAACTCGACGCATGGCGTGATCGTATCGACTACATGACCAATCAGCCAACGCGCGAGAAAGTGCTGAATTATATCAAAGGCACAGTCTTAACATCGATGAATGAAGTGGCAGAGAAGTTTGCAGAAACAGGTTGGCTACCTGATGTCAATTATGATGAAATCAATAATCGTGCTGTGCTGGAGTTAAGACGTGGTGATAATGTCGAATTCTGGTATGAGGTTCGTTTGTCTGAGTATGATGTGCCCAATTATTATATAGATGATAAGGCAGATGGTGTGCCACAAGAGCATCATTATCGTGCTGAGGTGTATCTGCGCCGAGGCGGTCAAACTTATGATTTGTATGGTTATCAATCGGAATCTATCATCAATGACATCATTGATCAGTTCGAAAAATATCTTCACTTCTTAAACATGGCACCTGATAGTCTGCCATGGCGCATGCAAGAGCATGATGAAGATATAACGTTAGAACAGGGCAGTGTGTTTGATAAATAA
- the dusB gene encoding tRNA dihydrouridine synthase DusB, protein MSNNSSVVSPSSSATDHPLLQPLNIGGLTIENRLMVAPMAGVTDNPFRRLCKSFGAGHAVSEMIIADTALYARKKSLYRANFDNEIAPISAQIAGAEPDKLAEAARYQIDNGAQIIDINMGCPAKKVCRRLAGSALLQDEDLVARLLDAAVNAVDAPVTLKTRLGFENGRENILRVAKRAEQAGIAAIAIHGRTREDMYTGEARYELIREVKESIGIPVIANGDIDSAQKAQRVYELTGCDAVMIGRAAQGQPWLFRDIAHFLQTGENLEAPSVSDIKEIVLAHLQELYDFYGEYSGCRIARKHIAWYTTGIPNSNAFRQAMYGEESTAGQFQVVEDFLHAHE, encoded by the coding sequence ATGTCTAATAACTCTTCTGTTGTATCTCCGTCTTCATCTGCTACTGATCATCCATTATTACAGCCATTAAATATCGGTGGTTTGACGATTGAAAATCGTCTTATGGTTGCACCCATGGCAGGCGTCACAGACAATCCTTTTCGCCGATTGTGTAAATCATTTGGTGCAGGCCATGCAGTCAGCGAGATGATCATCGCTGATACGGCGCTCTATGCACGCAAAAAATCTTTATATCGCGCCAATTTTGATAATGAGATAGCTCCCATTTCTGCACAGATAGCAGGAGCCGAGCCAGATAAACTGGCTGAAGCTGCCCGTTATCAGATTGATAATGGTGCACAAATTATCGATATCAATATGGGCTGTCCTGCCAAAAAAGTCTGCCGTAGACTGGCAGGCTCAGCGCTCCTACAAGACGAAGATTTGGTTGCCCGTTTGTTAGATGCGGCGGTAAATGCAGTCGATGCTCCCGTGACATTAAAGACACGATTGGGTTTTGAAAATGGACGAGAAAATATTTTACGAGTGGCTAAACGGGCAGAGCAAGCGGGAATTGCAGCGATTGCTATCCATGGGCGTACGCGTGAAGACATGTACACGGGTGAAGCGCGTTATGAGCTGATTCGTGAAGTTAAAGAAAGCATCGGCATTCCTGTGATTGCCAATGGAGACATTGATAGTGCGCAAAAAGCGCAGCGAGTCTATGAGTTGACAGGTTGTGATGCTGTGATGATTGGACGTGCAGCGCAAGGGCAGCCGTGGTTATTTCGGGATATCGCACATTTTTTGCAGACAGGTGAAAATTTGGAAGCACCTAGTGTGAGCGACATCAAAGAAATTGTGCTGGCACATTTACAAGAACTATATGATTTTTACGGTGAATACTCGGGTTGCCGGATAGCACGTAAGCATATCGCTTGGTACACAACCGGTATTCCAAACTCCAATGCCTTTAGACAGGCAATGTATGGTGAAGAGAGTACCGCTGGTCAGTTTCAGGTGGTTGAAGATTTTTTACACGCGCATGAGTAA
- a CDS encoding DUF1622 domain-containing protein, with translation MLEDLTYYIDLVAKIVEVIGVLIMFFGLFLAFYRGIFSTHGFNHDTYIEVRQTVGKSILLGLEVLIAADIMATVVTEPTLRSILVLGFIVLIRTFLSLSLQVELEGRFPWQKEKTVPESNSEASHAIKHDSP, from the coding sequence TTGCTTGAAGACCTTACCTACTATATTGATCTGGTGGCCAAAATCGTCGAGGTTATTGGTGTCTTGATTATGTTTTTTGGACTATTTCTGGCTTTTTATCGAGGTATTTTTTCAACTCATGGATTTAATCATGATACTTATATCGAAGTTAGGCAGACGGTTGGTAAGTCAATTCTGCTAGGATTAGAGGTACTGATTGCTGCTGACATTATGGCCACTGTTGTCACAGAACCCACTTTACGCAGTATTCTTGTATTGGGTTTTATCGTACTCATTCGAACGTTTTTGAGTCTGTCTTTACAAGTCGAGCTCGAAGGTCGTTTTCCGTGGCAAAAGGAAAAAACCGTACCCGAAAGCAACTCAGAGGCAAGTCATGCAATCAAACATGACAGCCCTTAA
- a CDS encoding SDR family NAD(P)-dependent oxidoreductase has product MANPSKKKITKTVKGKNIIITGASSGIGERTAFLLSECGAHVILLARTEDKLKTVKENIETLGGKASYYPCDLTNMDDIERTSKKILEDFKHVDVLVNNAGRSIRRSVHESVNRFHDFERTMDINYFGAVKIILGFLPTMIGRQTGQIVNISSIGVLANSPRFAAYVASKSALDAFSRCLAAEVKGDNIKVTNIFMPLVRTPMIAPTKLYRYMPALMPDEAAMMVAKAIVHKPNSIASNMGKFASASYSLMPAFNVGVQSIGYRIFPSSTAAQTTDSKPNLAQRAFARILPGEHH; this is encoded by the coding sequence ATGGCTAATCCCTCTAAGAAAAAAATTACCAAAACCGTTAAAGGTAAAAATATTATCATTACAGGTGCCTCAAGCGGTATCGGTGAGCGTACTGCCTTTTTGCTTAGTGAATGCGGTGCTCATGTGATTTTGCTGGCTCGAACTGAAGATAAGCTAAAAACGGTCAAAGAAAATATCGAAACACTTGGTGGAAAGGCCAGCTATTATCCATGCGATCTCACTAACATGGACGATATTGAGAGAACCAGTAAAAAGATTCTTGAAGATTTTAAGCATGTGGATGTATTGGTAAATAATGCTGGACGCTCTATTCGTCGCTCAGTACATGAGTCTGTCAATCGCTTTCATGATTTTGAGCGCACCATGGATATTAACTATTTTGGTGCTGTTAAAATTATTCTTGGTTTTTTGCCCACTATGATTGGTCGCCAAACGGGTCAAATTGTCAACATCTCATCCATTGGCGTACTGGCAAACAGTCCTCGTTTTGCCGCATACGTTGCATCGAAGTCAGCACTAGATGCATTTAGTCGCTGTTTGGCGGCCGAAGTCAAAGGCGATAATATCAAAGTGACCAATATTTTTATGCCATTGGTACGTACGCCAATGATTGCACCAACCAAATTGTATCGTTATATGCCAGCATTAATGCCTGATGAAGCGGCAATGATGGTCGCAAAAGCCATTGTGCATAAACCCAACAGTATTGCCAGTAATATGGGTAAGTTTGCCTCAGCCAGCTATTCTTTGATGCCAGCATTTAACGTCGGTGTGCAGTCAATTGGCTATCGTATCTTTCCAAGTTCAACAGCAGCGCAGACAACTGACAGTAAGCCAAACTTGGCGCAGCGCGCCTTTGCTAGAATCCTTCCAGGTGAGCATCACTAA